The following proteins are encoded in a genomic region of Oncorhynchus kisutch isolate 150728-3 linkage group LG18, Okis_V2, whole genome shotgun sequence:
- the gdap1 gene encoding ganglioside-induced differentiation-associated protein 1 isoform X2 — MIVIIIIVIIVIIIIVIIIVIIIIIVIIIIVIIIIIIIIVIIIIVIIIIIIMVFTIIIIIIIIGIVIIIIIIIISVIFLFAHCFHSLLSVSFCSPVVLVEMDPSHVVQSTADKRGYSEGTAKLIPEEGSMYYHRVQHYRELLDSLQMDAYTHGSILHPEITVDSHIPAYATTRIRAQIGNTESELKKLAEENPELKDAYMAKTRRLKHKLFDHDNMKYLKKILDELEKVLDQVETELQRRAEETPEEGSSQSWLCGEFFSMADVSLAVTLHRLKFLGLSRRYWGNGNRGNLEVYYERVLERPSFRRVLGHVNNILISAVLPAAFRVAKQHAPAFVGTTLLIGILGGATYLAFLYLKTRMLITRW; from the exons atgattgttattattattattgttattattgttattattattattgttattattattgttattattattattattgttattattattattgttattattattattattattattattgttattattattattgttattattattattattattatggtttttactattattattatcataattattattggtattgttattattattatcattatcattattagtGTTATTTTCCTCTTTGCTCATTGTTTTCATTCACTATTATCAGTTTCATTTTGTTCCCCTGTTGTCTTGGTTGAAATGGATCCATCTCATGTTGTTCAGTCTACTGCAGATAAGAGGGGATATTCTG AGGGAACTGCTAAGCTGATCCCCGAGGAAGGCAGTATGTACTACCACAGAGTCCAGCACTACAGAGAACTACTGGACTCTCTACAGATGGACGCCTATACACATGGCTCTATACTCCACCCAGAGATCACCGTGGACTCACACATCCCAGCCTACGCCACCACACGTATACGAG CACAGATTGGGAACACAGAGTCGGAGCTGAAGAAGCTAGCGGAGGAAAACCCAGAGCTAAAAGATGCCTATATGGCTAAAACCAGGCGTTTAAAG CACAAGCTGTTTGACCATGACAACATGAAGTATCTTAAGAAGATTCTGGATGAGTTGGAGAAAGTTCTGGACCAGGTtgagacagagctacagaggagagcagaggagacacCAG AGGAGGGCAGTAGTCAGTCGTGGCTGTGTGGAGAGTTCTTCAGCATGGCCGACGTCTCCCTGGCTGTCACCCTGCACCGCCTCAAGTTCCTGGGGCTTTCCCGCCGTTACTGGGGCAACGGGAACCGCGGCAACCTGGAGGTCTACTACGAGCGTGTCCTGGAGCGCCCATCCTTCCGGAGGGTTCTGGGTCACGTAAACAACATCCTGATCTCGGCCGTGCTACCCGCCGCGTTCCGGGTGGCGAAGCAACACGCGCCAGCATTCGTTGGCACCACGCTGCTCATAGGCATCCTGGGAGGAGCCACGTACCTGGCCTTCCTTTACCTGAAGACCAGGATGTTAATTACCAGGTggtag